From Echeneis naucrates chromosome 7, fEcheNa1.1, whole genome shotgun sequence, one genomic window encodes:
- the LOC115046534 gene encoding serine/threonine-protein kinase SBK1 isoform X1: MLIHSGRTEPTFSLRFYIILISCTFSAMIELGLADGSLIDELMELTAQSLSHLEIQEHFNIVKEIGRGKYGKVLLVTHRFRGTPMALKVMPKASTKLQGFLREYCISLHLSRHPCIVGLFGIAFQSNEHYCFAQELVIGRDLFAVIQPKVGIPESSVKRCVLQIASALEFIHSHGLVHRDVKPENILLLDSHCCQVKLADFGLAQKRGTLIRFISGTLPYMAPELCGMALLDGQKEVTAPPLSVEPSLDTWAFGVVIFCILTGYFPWECCMDSDDFYQEFADWCRLEQKPNIEEDVPPLWKRFTSEAMEMFSKLLSLDAEKRSTVGEVRAYMENDWLKKAPESGKQQTAEKK, from the exons ATGCTGATCCACAGCGGACGGACAGAACCAACATTCAGCCTGCGCTTCTACATCATATTGATTAGCTGCACTTTTTCAGCT ATGATTGAGCTGGGCCTTGCTGATGGCAGCCTGATTGACGAGCTGATGGAGCTGACAGCTCAGAGTCTCAGCCACCTTGAGATCCAGGAGCACTTCAACATAGTCAAGGAAATTGGCAGAGGGAAATATGGCAAAGTCTTGCTGGTCACACACCGATTCAGAG GGACTCCCATGGCCTTGAAAGTGATGCCCAAAGCCTCAACTAAGCTGCAGGGCTTTCTGCGAGAGTACTGCATCTCCTTACACCTGTCCCGCCACCCCTGCATCGTGGGCCTCTTTGGCATTGCCTTCCAGTCCAATGAGCACTACTGCTTTGCCCAGGAGCTGGTCATTGGCAGGGACTTGTTTGCTGTCATCCAGCCAAAG GTGGGTATACCAGAATCTTCAGTGAAACGCTGTGTTCTCCAGATCGCCAGTGCGTTGGAGTTCATCCACAGCCATGGCTTGGTCCATCGTGACGTCAAGCCTGAAAACATACTCTTGCTAGACAGTCACTGCTGTCAGGTAAAACTGGCAGACTTTGGCCTGGCCCAGAAAAGAGGCACCCTGATACGATTCATCTCGGGTACCCTTCCCTATATGGCCCCGGAGCTTTGTGGCATGGCACTGCTGGATGGACAGAAAGAAGTGACTGCCCCTCCACTCAGCGTGGAGCCGAGCCTGGACACCTGGGCCTTTGGAGTGGTTATCTTCTGCATCCTCACGGGATACTTCCCTTGGGAGTGCTGCATGGACTCGGACGACTTCTACCAGGAGTTTGCTGACTGGTGCAGACTGGAGCAGAAGCCAAACATTGAGGAAGACGTCCCTCCGCTGTGGAAAAGGTTCACTTCCGAAGCCATGGAGATGTTCAGTAAGCTCCTGTCTTTGGATGCAGAGAAGAGGTCCACAGTTGGGGAGGTAAGAGCGTACATGGAGAACGACTGGCTTAAGAAGGCACCTGAGAGTGgaaagcagcagacagcagagaaaaaatga
- the LOC115046534 gene encoding serine/threonine-protein kinase SBK1 isoform X2: MIELGLADGSLIDELMELTAQSLSHLEIQEHFNIVKEIGRGKYGKVLLVTHRFRGTPMALKVMPKASTKLQGFLREYCISLHLSRHPCIVGLFGIAFQSNEHYCFAQELVIGRDLFAVIQPKVGIPESSVKRCVLQIASALEFIHSHGLVHRDVKPENILLLDSHCCQVKLADFGLAQKRGTLIRFISGTLPYMAPELCGMALLDGQKEVTAPPLSVEPSLDTWAFGVVIFCILTGYFPWECCMDSDDFYQEFADWCRLEQKPNIEEDVPPLWKRFTSEAMEMFSKLLSLDAEKRSTVGEVRAYMENDWLKKAPESGKQQTAEKK, from the exons ATGATTGAGCTGGGCCTTGCTGATGGCAGCCTGATTGACGAGCTGATGGAGCTGACAGCTCAGAGTCTCAGCCACCTTGAGATCCAGGAGCACTTCAACATAGTCAAGGAAATTGGCAGAGGGAAATATGGCAAAGTCTTGCTGGTCACACACCGATTCAGAG GGACTCCCATGGCCTTGAAAGTGATGCCCAAAGCCTCAACTAAGCTGCAGGGCTTTCTGCGAGAGTACTGCATCTCCTTACACCTGTCCCGCCACCCCTGCATCGTGGGCCTCTTTGGCATTGCCTTCCAGTCCAATGAGCACTACTGCTTTGCCCAGGAGCTGGTCATTGGCAGGGACTTGTTTGCTGTCATCCAGCCAAAG GTGGGTATACCAGAATCTTCAGTGAAACGCTGTGTTCTCCAGATCGCCAGTGCGTTGGAGTTCATCCACAGCCATGGCTTGGTCCATCGTGACGTCAAGCCTGAAAACATACTCTTGCTAGACAGTCACTGCTGTCAGGTAAAACTGGCAGACTTTGGCCTGGCCCAGAAAAGAGGCACCCTGATACGATTCATCTCGGGTACCCTTCCCTATATGGCCCCGGAGCTTTGTGGCATGGCACTGCTGGATGGACAGAAAGAAGTGACTGCCCCTCCACTCAGCGTGGAGCCGAGCCTGGACACCTGGGCCTTTGGAGTGGTTATCTTCTGCATCCTCACGGGATACTTCCCTTGGGAGTGCTGCATGGACTCGGACGACTTCTACCAGGAGTTTGCTGACTGGTGCAGACTGGAGCAGAAGCCAAACATTGAGGAAGACGTCCCTCCGCTGTGGAAAAGGTTCACTTCCGAAGCCATGGAGATGTTCAGTAAGCTCCTGTCTTTGGATGCAGAGAAGAGGTCCACAGTTGGGGAGGTAAGAGCGTACATGGAGAACGACTGGCTTAAGAAGGCACCTGAGAGTGgaaagcagcagacagcagagaaaaaatga